A genomic region of Burkholderia humptydooensis contains the following coding sequences:
- a CDS encoding MFS transporter, with product MPAHSVPSRRPPIPRTVWALGFVSLCMDVSSELIHALLPIYLVTTMGMSVAALGVLEGAAEATAMIVKIFSGALSDWLGRRKALLLLGYGLAALTKPLFPLASGPATVAAARLLDRVGKGIRGAPRDALVADVAPPEIRGACFGLRQSMDTVGAFAGPLLAIVLMLAFADHIRAVLWFAVVPAFAAIVLILFGVDEPAAAPAAARTFRSPLHWRALRAFSGRYWFVVLIGTAFTLARFSEAFLVLRAQQAGLDIAWIPAVMVVMSVAYAASAYPVGIVSDTFGARAPLAAGMLLLIAADLLLGASASPTALFAGVAVWGLHMGFTQGMLAALVAETAPAELRGTAFGVFNLAGGIAMLAASALAGWLWEHHGAPTTFFTGAALAAVALAMCGFVRRRPRRAA from the coding sequence ATGCCCGCGCATTCCGTTCCTTCCCGCCGTCCTCCGATTCCGCGCACCGTGTGGGCGCTCGGCTTCGTCAGCCTGTGCATGGACGTGTCGTCCGAGCTGATCCATGCGCTACTGCCGATCTATCTCGTGACGACGATGGGCATGAGCGTCGCGGCGCTCGGCGTGCTCGAAGGCGCGGCCGAGGCGACCGCGATGATCGTCAAGATCTTCTCCGGCGCGCTGAGCGACTGGCTCGGCCGGCGCAAGGCGTTGCTGCTGCTCGGCTACGGGCTCGCCGCGCTGACGAAGCCGCTCTTTCCGCTCGCGTCCGGGCCGGCGACGGTTGCCGCCGCGAGGCTGCTCGACCGGGTCGGCAAGGGCATCCGCGGCGCGCCGCGCGATGCGCTCGTCGCCGACGTCGCGCCGCCCGAGATCCGCGGCGCGTGCTTCGGGCTGCGCCAGTCGATGGATACCGTCGGCGCGTTCGCGGGGCCGCTGCTCGCGATCGTGCTGATGCTCGCGTTCGCCGATCACATCCGCGCGGTGCTGTGGTTCGCGGTCGTGCCGGCGTTCGCCGCGATCGTGCTGATCCTGTTCGGCGTCGACGAGCCCGCCGCCGCGCCCGCCGCCGCGCGCACATTCCGCTCGCCGCTTCACTGGCGCGCGCTGCGCGCGTTTTCCGGACGCTACTGGTTCGTCGTGCTGATCGGCACCGCGTTCACGCTCGCACGCTTCAGCGAGGCGTTCCTCGTGCTGCGCGCGCAGCAGGCGGGGCTCGACATCGCGTGGATTCCGGCCGTGATGGTCGTGATGAGCGTCGCGTATGCGGCGTCCGCGTATCCGGTCGGCATCGTGTCCGACACGTTCGGCGCGCGCGCGCCGCTCGCGGCCGGCATGCTGCTGCTGATCGCGGCCGATCTGCTGCTGGGCGCGAGCGCGTCGCCGACGGCGCTGTTCGCGGGCGTCGCCGTCTGGGGGCTGCACATGGGCTTCACGCAGGGGATGCTCGCCGCGCTCGTCGCGGAAACCGCGCCGGCGGAACTGCGCGGCACCGCGTTCGGCGTGTTCAATCTCGCGGGCGGGATCGCGATGCTGGCGGCGAGCGCGCTCGCCGGCTGGCTGTGGGAGCACCACGGCGCGCCGACGACGTTCTTCACCGGCGCGGCGCTCGCGGCCGTCGCGCTCGCGATGTGCGGGTTCGTTCGGCGGCGGCCGCGGCGGG